One Azoarcus sp. DN11 DNA segment encodes these proteins:
- a CDS encoding MoxR family ATPase, protein MKTSPSTNGLFIPEVDPYYYVSTENQSFLDKFAKISKKHPVNVLVVGKQGCGKSSLVRQYAAVNRLPLATFQIGILSEPGQLFGEYALENGETRYKQFLFPQAIQTPNCVIHLEEINRPEHPKALNMLFSILSDDRQVWMDELGLLQVAPGVVFFATLNEGAEFVGTELLDPALRDRFYVTTMDFLPNEVEMEVLEKKTGVTNEQAREIITVANSIRANADLGVDVSTRKILMLGEMIAAGGTLREAIVTSLQTDKKTLESVLLSLHVNLGKVEKSKTEYVQYIAA, encoded by the coding sequence ATGAAAACCTCTCCTAGCACAAATGGCTTGTTCATCCCGGAAGTGGACCCCTACTACTATGTAAGTACGGAAAACCAGAGCTTTCTCGATAAATTCGCCAAGATATCCAAAAAGCACCCCGTCAACGTCTTGGTGGTCGGCAAACAGGGCTGCGGCAAGTCCTCTCTGGTGCGGCAATACGCCGCCGTCAACAGGCTGCCGCTGGCGACCTTTCAGATCGGCATCCTGTCCGAGCCGGGACAATTGTTTGGTGAATACGCGCTGGAGAACGGGGAAACGCGCTACAAGCAGTTCCTCTTCCCTCAGGCCATCCAGACGCCCAACTGCGTCATCCATCTTGAGGAGATCAATCGCCCCGAACACCCGAAGGCGTTGAACATGCTGTTCTCCATCCTCTCCGATGATCGACAGGTATGGATGGACGAACTGGGCCTGCTGCAAGTGGCGCCCGGGGTCGTTTTCTTCGCGACGCTGAACGAGGGCGCCGAATTCGTCGGCACGGAGCTACTCGACCCGGCCCTGCGCGACCGCTTCTATGTCACGACCATGGATTTTCTGCCGAACGAAGTCGAAATGGAGGTGCTGGAAAAGAAGACCGGCGTAACAAACGAGCAGGCCAGGGAAATCATCACGGTGGCGAACAGCATTCGCGCCAATGCCGACCTCGGCGTCGACGTTTCCACACGCAAGATTCTGATGCTCGGCGAGATGATCGCCGCCGGAGGTACGCTGCGCGAGGCCATCGTGACGAGTCTCCAAACCGACAAGAAGACGCTCGAGTCGGTTTTGCTGTCGCTGCACGTCAATCTGGGGAAGGTGGAAAAGAGCAAGACCGAATACGTTCAGTACATTGCCGCCTAA
- the bssD gene encoding [benzylsuccinate synthase]-activating enzyme, whose protein sequence is MRIPLVTEIQRFSLQDGPGIRTTIFLKGCPLRCPWCHNPETQDVRQEFYYYPARCVGCGRCMAVCPAGTSRLVHNSDGRTIVELDRTDCQRCMRCVAACLTDARTTVGQRMSVEEILREALSDSPFYRNSGGGVTISGGDPLFHPSFTLELARRIKERNVHVAIETSCFPKRWEVIQPLLEFVDLFIVDLKSLNPKKHEEVVGWPLQPILDNIEHLMRSKANIRIHIPVIPGFNDSPQDFDDYISYLSRHTMQLEGVDILNYHVYGEGKYRSLGREKEYQYLGVEENPPEKVVPLVKGLKLAGIKNVTIGGLVGITADKDETDRDAATRCIT, encoded by the coding sequence GTGAGAATTCCTCTTGTTACCGAAATACAGAGGTTCAGCCTGCAGGACGGGCCCGGGATCAGGACGACCATCTTCCTGAAGGGCTGCCCGCTACGTTGCCCGTGGTGCCACAACCCCGAAACCCAGGACGTGAGACAGGAGTTCTACTATTACCCGGCGCGCTGCGTCGGCTGCGGCCGCTGCATGGCCGTCTGCCCCGCGGGAACATCCCGCCTGGTGCACAACTCGGACGGCCGCACGATCGTCGAACTCGACCGCACGGACTGTCAGCGTTGCATGCGTTGCGTCGCCGCCTGCCTGACGGACGCGCGCACCACGGTCGGGCAACGCATGAGCGTCGAGGAAATCCTGCGCGAAGCGCTGTCCGACTCCCCCTTTTACCGCAACAGCGGCGGCGGAGTCACCATCAGCGGTGGCGACCCTCTCTTCCATCCTTCGTTCACATTGGAGCTGGCGCGCAGAATCAAGGAGCGCAACGTCCACGTCGCCATCGAGACTTCCTGCTTTCCCAAGCGTTGGGAGGTTATTCAGCCGCTGCTGGAATTTGTCGATCTGTTCATCGTCGACCTAAAATCGCTGAATCCAAAGAAACATGAAGAAGTCGTTGGTTGGCCACTTCAGCCGATACTCGACAACATCGAGCATCTCATGCGATCCAAGGCCAACATCCGCATCCATATTCCCGTGATCCCTGGATTCAATGATTCCCCCCAGGATTTCGACGACTATATTAGTTATTTGAGTCGCCATACCATGCAGCTGGAGGGTGTCGATATTCTAAATTACCACGTCTATGGAGAAGGAAAATATCGCTCCCTGGGCAGGGAAAAAGAATATCAATATTTAGGTGTGGAAGAGAACCCGCCCGAGAAGGTAGTACCTCTTGTCAAAGGTTTGAAGCTTGCAGGCATCAAGAACGTAACGATTGGCGGTTTGGTTGGCATCACGGCGGACAAAGACGAGACTGATCGCGATGCCGCCACAAGGTGTATTACATAA
- a CDS encoding benzylsuccinate synthase gamma subunit family protein, with protein sequence METTTCKQCANFFPLPKDADDYEAGKADCVREKEDDKGKYWLSKPIFENSTRCEAFHAKR encoded by the coding sequence ATGGAAACCACCACATGTAAGCAGTGCGCAAACTTCTTTCCTCTTCCCAAGGATGCCGATGATTACGAAGCCGGCAAGGCAGATTGCGTGCGCGAAAAGGAAGATGACAAAGGCAAATACTGGCTCTCCAAACCTATATTCGAGAACAGCACGCGATGTGAAGCCTTTCACGCGAAACGATAA
- a CDS encoding DUF4125 family protein: MNSSLLDHVLEAEWQMFVRVRSARHAPCQSAPDNFKTIRSSLFETWTQPMLASYLADLEQAEAVGRNLLAEKYARMDNLIPPLSNSPLIDIIVTMESNWQEELGRRYPALYRRCCRSMDETGDGRNFGIYLGCELETYGDHTLQLYFENIEAAVAANRNLALEALRRLVCKNGYRDLDHAESVLKYGETA, encoded by the coding sequence GTGAACTCGTCCTTGCTCGACCACGTGCTGGAAGCCGAATGGCAGATGTTCGTCCGCGTCAGGAGCGCGCGGCACGCCCCCTGTCAGAGCGCTCCAGACAACTTCAAGACGATCCGCTCCAGTCTGTTCGAGACGTGGACGCAACCGATGCTCGCCTCCTATCTTGCCGATCTGGAACAGGCCGAGGCGGTCGGCCGCAACCTGCTTGCGGAAAAATACGCGCGCATGGACAACCTGATTCCACCACTGTCAAACAGCCCGTTGATCGACATCATCGTCACGATGGAAAGCAATTGGCAGGAAGAGTTGGGACGTCGCTATCCCGCCCTTTATCGGCGATGTTGCCGCAGCATGGATGAAACCGGCGACGGCCGGAACTTCGGAATCTATCTGGGCTGCGAACTGGAAACCTACGGCGATCATACATTGCAGCTGTATTTCGAGAATATCGAGGCAGCCGTCGCCGCCAATCGCAATCTCGCGCTCGAGGCCCTGCGTCGACTGGTATGCAAGAACGGCTATCGCGACCTGGATCACGCCGAGAGCGTATTGAAATACGGAGAGACGGCATGA
- a CDS encoding glycyl radical protein codes for MNDIASAKVLEYKGKTLNFTPEDPAEAKIPSDELHEHLQKPSTARTKRLKERCRWKHASAGEFIEKSVTAGIERMRYLTEAHKASEGQPEVIRRALGLANVLNKSTLVLQEDEFIVGYHAEDPNMFPLYPELSHMAVQDYLRSDYSPQPADEAAAINDYWKPHSLQSKCQPYFDPADLGRMYQVSSMEAPPFASGYNSIVPPYETVLEDGLLARIKLAEKHIAEAQADMSTFPWNGTKGLDNIAKIDHWKAMVIACKAVISWARRQGRLCRIVAENFETDPKRQAELLEVADICHRVPAEPCKGLKDAMQAKFFTFLICHAIERYASGYAQKEDTLLWPYYKASVIDKKFQPMDHMGAVELVEMERLKISEHGAGKSRAYREIFPGSNDLFILTVGGTNAKGEDACNDMTDAILEAAKRIRTAEPSIVFRYSKKSREKTLRWVFECIRDGLGYPSIKHDEIGTAQMKEYAKFSLNGNGATDEEAHNWVTVLCMSPGLHGRRKTQKTRSEGGSSVLPAKVLEITLNDGYDWSYADMQLGPKTGELSSLKTFEDIWEAFRKQYQYAINLGISTKDVSRYFEQRYLQLPFVSAIDDGCMEFGMDACALSEQPNAWHNEVTTVVAANSLVAIKKLVFEEKKYTLEQLSQALKANWEGFEEMRVDFKRAPKWGNDDEYADSIVSRFYEEVIGGELRKITNYSGGPVLPTGQAVGMYMEVGSRMGPTPDGRFGGEAADDGGISPYMGTDKKGPTAVLRSVSKVQKNQKANLLNQRLSVPIMRSKHGFEIWNAYMKTWHELNIDHVQFNVVSTDEMRAAQREPEKHNDLIVRVSGYSARFVDLPTYGQNTIIARQEQDFSASDLEFLNVEI; via the coding sequence ATGAATGACATCGCAAGCGCCAAGGTACTGGAATACAAGGGAAAAACGCTCAATTTCACACCTGAAGATCCGGCCGAAGCAAAGATTCCATCCGACGAGTTGCACGAGCATCTGCAAAAGCCGTCGACCGCAAGAACCAAACGGCTGAAGGAGCGTTGCCGCTGGAAACACGCATCCGCAGGCGAGTTCATCGAAAAGAGCGTCACGGCCGGCATCGAGCGCATGCGCTATCTGACCGAAGCACACAAGGCTAGCGAGGGTCAGCCGGAAGTCATCCGCCGCGCGCTCGGCTTGGCGAATGTTCTGAACAAGTCAACCCTGGTGCTTCAAGAGGACGAATTCATCGTCGGCTACCACGCCGAAGATCCGAACATGTTCCCGCTGTATCCCGAATTGTCCCACATGGCGGTTCAGGACTACCTGAGGAGCGACTACTCGCCTCAACCGGCCGACGAGGCTGCCGCGATCAATGATTACTGGAAGCCGCACAGCCTGCAAAGCAAGTGCCAGCCCTACTTCGACCCGGCCGACCTCGGCCGTATGTACCAGGTCAGCAGCATGGAGGCCCCCCCCTTCGCGTCCGGTTACAACAGTATCGTACCGCCCTACGAAACCGTCCTTGAGGACGGCCTGCTGGCGCGCATCAAGCTCGCCGAGAAACATATCGCCGAAGCCCAGGCCGACATGTCCACCTTCCCGTGGAACGGCACCAAGGGCCTAGACAACATCGCCAAGATCGACCACTGGAAGGCGATGGTCATCGCCTGCAAGGCGGTCATCAGCTGGGCGCGCCGTCAAGGCCGTCTGTGCCGGATCGTCGCCGAGAATTTTGAAACCGATCCGAAGCGTCAGGCCGAGCTGCTCGAAGTTGCTGACATCTGCCATCGCGTTCCCGCCGAGCCCTGCAAGGGCCTCAAAGACGCGATGCAGGCGAAGTTCTTCACCTTCCTGATCTGCCACGCCATCGAGCGCTACGCGAGCGGCTACGCGCAGAAGGAAGACACCCTGCTGTGGCCGTACTACAAGGCCTCCGTCATCGACAAAAAGTTCCAGCCGATGGACCACATGGGCGCGGTGGAACTCGTCGAGATGGAACGTTTGAAGATTTCCGAGCACGGTGCCGGCAAGTCGCGCGCCTATCGCGAAATCTTCCCGGGCTCGAACGACCTGTTCATCCTCACCGTCGGCGGCACGAACGCCAAGGGCGAGGACGCATGCAACGACATGACCGACGCCATCCTGGAAGCGGCCAAGCGGATCCGCACTGCTGAGCCCTCCATCGTCTTCCGCTACAGCAAAAAGAGTCGCGAAAAGACGCTGCGATGGGTTTTCGAGTGCATCCGCGACGGTCTAGGCTATCCGTCGATCAAGCACGACGAGATCGGCACGGCGCAGATGAAGGAATATGCCAAATTCAGCCTCAACGGCAACGGCGCCACCGACGAGGAAGCCCACAACTGGGTCACCGTGCTGTGCATGTCGCCCGGCCTTCACGGTCGCCGCAAGACACAAAAGACCCGATCGGAAGGCGGCAGTTCGGTCCTCCCGGCCAAGGTGCTGGAAATCACGCTCAACGACGGCTACGATTGGTCGTACGCGGACATGCAGTTAGGCCCGAAGACGGGTGAACTCTCCTCGTTGAAGACCTTCGAGGACATCTGGGAGGCCTTCCGCAAGCAGTATCAATACGCGATCAACCTTGGCATCAGCACCAAGGACGTGTCGCGCTACTTCGAGCAGCGCTACCTGCAGTTACCTTTCGTGTCGGCAATCGACGACGGCTGCATGGAATTCGGCATGGACGCTTGCGCCCTGTCCGAACAACCCAACGCCTGGCACAACGAGGTCACGACGGTCGTCGCGGCGAACTCCCTCGTGGCGATCAAGAAGCTGGTGTTCGAGGAGAAGAAGTACACCCTGGAACAACTCAGCCAGGCACTGAAGGCGAACTGGGAAGGCTTCGAGGAAATGCGCGTCGACTTCAAGCGCGCGCCAAAGTGGGGCAACGACGACGAATACGCCGACAGCATCGTCTCCCGATTCTACGAGGAAGTCATCGGCGGCGAATTGCGCAAGATCACCAACTACTCTGGTGGCCCGGTCCTGCCGACCGGTCAGGCTGTCGGCATGTACATGGAAGTGGGTTCGCGCATGGGCCCGACGCCCGACGGCCGCTTCGGCGGCGAAGCGGCTGACGACGGTGGCATTTCTCCCTACATGGGCACCGACAAGAAAGGCCCGACAGCGGTGTTGCGCTCGGTGTCCAAGGTGCAGAAGAACCAGAAGGCCAATCTGCTGAACCAGCGCTTGTCGGTACCCATCATGCGCTCCAAGCACGGTTTCGAGATCTGGAACGCGTACATGAAGACCTGGCACGAACTGAACATCGATCATGTTCAGTTCAACGTCGTCAGCACCGACGAAATGCGCGCGGCGCAGCGCGAACCAGAGAAGCACAATGATCTCATCGTTCGCGTGTCCGGCTACAGCGCCCGGTTCGTCGACCTTCCAACCTATGGGCAGAACACCATCATTGCCCGTCAGGAACAGGACTTCAGCGCGTCCGATCTCGAATTCCTAAACGTCGAAATCTGA
- a CDS encoding PAS domain S-box protein: MKNDVVAVEFDDEQGEDVSVGYEAIFRNTPVAICHLRNRTIKRCNRRYEELFGYEPGELDNQSVRVHYPSDESFSTIGRKYGHFFEREHTFKDERPFVRKDGTLIWCIVTGTLLDPRNLQLGSIWVVQDISEHKRIEDELKADVEKLEIVVQQRTVELSRHVASLEEEVATRQRAEEAANENREKYQKLFHMLPIGISITDPQGDILEANCQFAEMAGLRRASPESWRKLPLRFFLHDGTEIPRHRLPWQIRDFQKDSINNIEIGMRDEKARKLRWLSVSSSLIERKDRQFVVAAFTDITYRKRIEELERLRHAELTRLGRINSMAEMAAALAHQMGQPLVSAVNYLNGCMLRLERVEGVGEISESMGFALKYLEQAGEILRHVKEFVCKHKPDKEPENINEVIKDALSFLNFEVRRHDVSVDLRLLEDPPLVPLCKVEIQQVLFNLMKNGMEAMTGLPSEARKLVIGSEIVGEGGAMKVFVQDHGTGLEKRSAKRVFEPYFSTKPDGMGIGLTICRSIVESHGGQLSFSRIGRGGSRFQFTLPM, translated from the coding sequence ATGAAGAATGACGTGGTCGCGGTGGAATTCGACGATGAGCAGGGCGAGGACGTCTCGGTCGGCTACGAGGCGATCTTCCGCAACACGCCCGTGGCCATCTGCCATCTCCGAAACCGCACGATCAAGCGCTGTAACCGACGATACGAGGAATTGTTCGGATACGAGCCCGGAGAACTCGACAACCAATCGGTCCGGGTGCACTACCCGAGCGACGAATCGTTTTCGACAATCGGCCGGAAGTACGGCCATTTTTTCGAGCGCGAGCACACTTTCAAGGACGAGCGTCCGTTCGTTCGGAAGGATGGCACCTTGATCTGGTGCATCGTCACTGGCACGCTGCTCGACCCGCGCAACCTGCAACTCGGAAGTATCTGGGTGGTGCAGGACATCTCCGAGCACAAGCGGATCGAGGATGAATTGAAGGCCGACGTCGAGAAGCTCGAAATCGTCGTGCAGCAGCGGACGGTGGAGCTTAGCCGGCACGTTGCGAGCCTGGAGGAGGAAGTCGCGACGCGCCAGCGCGCCGAGGAGGCCGCGAACGAAAATCGCGAGAAATACCAGAAGCTCTTCCACATGCTGCCGATCGGGATTTCGATCACCGATCCGCAGGGCGACATCCTCGAGGCCAATTGCCAATTCGCGGAGATGGCCGGCTTGCGGCGCGCCTCGCCCGAGAGCTGGCGGAAACTGCCGCTGCGCTTCTTCCTGCACGACGGAACGGAGATCCCGCGGCACCGCCTGCCGTGGCAGATCCGCGATTTTCAGAAGGATTCGATCAACAACATCGAAATCGGGATGCGCGACGAGAAGGCGCGCAAGCTGCGCTGGCTGAGCGTCAGCTCGTCGCTGATCGAGCGCAAGGACCGGCAGTTCGTCGTCGCCGCCTTCACCGACATTACCTACCGCAAGCGCATCGAAGAGCTCGAACGGCTGCGCCACGCGGAGCTCACGCGGCTCGGCCGGATCAACTCGATGGCCGAAATGGCGGCCGCCCTCGCGCACCAGATGGGGCAGCCGCTGGTGTCGGCGGTCAATTACCTGAACGGCTGCATGCTCCGTCTCGAGCGGGTCGAAGGCGTGGGGGAGATTTCGGAGTCCATGGGGTTCGCGCTGAAGTATCTCGAGCAAGCGGGCGAGATACTGCGCCACGTCAAGGAGTTCGTCTGCAAGCATAAACCGGACAAGGAGCCCGAGAACATCAACGAGGTGATCAAGGATGCGCTCTCGTTCCTCAATTTCGAGGTCCGTCGTCATGATGTCAGTGTCGACCTCCGATTACTGGAGGATCCACCGCTGGTGCCGCTGTGCAAGGTAGAGATCCAGCAAGTCTTGTTCAACCTGATGAAGAACGGCATGGAGGCGATGACGGGCCTGCCATCCGAGGCGCGCAAGCTCGTCATCGGAAGCGAGATAGTCGGCGAGGGTGGGGCGATGAAGGTTTTCGTCCAGGACCACGGCACGGGCCTGGAGAAGCGGTCCGCGAAGCGTGTGTTTGAACCATACTTTTCCACGAAGCCCGATGGGATGGGCATTGGCTTGACGATCTGCCGCTCGATCGTCGAGTCGCACGGCGGGCAGCTTTCGTTTTCGAGGATCGGCAGGGGGGGATCACGGTTTCAATTCACCTTGCCGATGTAG
- a CDS encoding benzylsuccinate synthase beta subunit family protein, translated as MEAEKSLQNQPYTEVGTAKPCRICKWQTPDPTDPHRGQCTANRHAMGGVWKRWLRDVENTTCSRHEEGKLSFRDHV; from the coding sequence ATGGAAGCGGAAAAGAGCTTGCAAAACCAGCCGTATACCGAAGTCGGCACAGCGAAGCCCTGCCGGATCTGCAAGTGGCAAACCCCTGACCCCACCGATCCGCACCGTGGGCAGTGCACCGCCAACCGCCACGCCATGGGCGGAGTCTGGAAACGCTGGCTTAGGGACGTCGAGAACACGACCTGCTCCAGGCATGAGGAAGGCAAACTGAGCTTCCGCGACCACGTCTGA
- a CDS encoding vWA domain-containing protein: MAKNKDTTLRLMNSAGDVKRFVIPGEEGYSDFWRRDKSPIESVELVKLLVAIRKLSTFIGRNVGEIVWSGMELDNALALDPTPIMGTYPVPAGKTDLMVGIMVQEAYKRVEWSERLREMLRLRVQPPTQYEYKFDMFFTLCESVYVDGLANKSVLGYYAEVARDWRIVKTLKSLIKPPTLSEMLHLWWRLAAHRDPELYKQGHSDLTLGGLVMRGSLDQYYSKPMQTMNSIVPALRHDCPALSSVSDRRDFRLDLYEKLWCEVLKNIRFWPGDRSDRFMIPDMGDDELAQEEAEQAAVKATIVNYANLIEAALPQKNRDFTDQIKGNVANFENVARVEGNDIVMLARNRVDRHLLHKLEQVVRNATDRRNVFNRGLSSGKIHSRRLYRAHTTGAVFQQKNHEFDMRKNVVLLVDATGSMADPTQWDQAEMIYQTLFTAILEYTSNARLFAYNDVKNACRITEIYRGGRMLTVLPHGRTASGEAIIATALNTRTPGKKTLLIHITDGASNWGCGVADAIKYCKGNGISLLTLGISCSLSAKQSLRDEYGTLVKFVDKTEQLPKLFGELIISEMRESRTPQK; the protein is encoded by the coding sequence ATGGCCAAGAACAAGGACACCACACTTCGGCTGATGAACAGCGCGGGAGACGTCAAGCGCTTCGTCATCCCAGGTGAGGAAGGCTATTCGGACTTCTGGCGTCGCGACAAATCCCCGATCGAGTCCGTCGAGTTGGTGAAGCTATTGGTCGCGATTCGCAAACTGTCGACCTTCATCGGACGCAACGTCGGCGAAATCGTCTGGTCGGGAATGGAACTCGACAATGCGCTCGCCCTCGATCCAACCCCGATCATGGGCACGTATCCGGTTCCGGCGGGAAAAACCGATCTGATGGTCGGCATCATGGTGCAAGAGGCGTACAAGCGTGTCGAGTGGTCAGAGCGTCTGCGCGAGATGCTCAGGCTGCGCGTCCAGCCCCCGACGCAGTACGAATACAAGTTCGACATGTTCTTCACCCTTTGCGAGTCCGTCTACGTCGACGGCCTGGCCAACAAGAGCGTGCTCGGTTACTACGCCGAGGTGGCGCGTGACTGGCGTATCGTCAAGACGCTGAAGAGCCTGATCAAGCCGCCCACCCTCTCCGAGATGTTGCACCTGTGGTGGCGCTTGGCGGCCCATCGCGACCCGGAACTCTACAAGCAGGGTCACAGCGATCTCACCCTGGGTGGCCTGGTGATGCGGGGTAGCCTGGACCAGTATTACAGCAAGCCGATGCAGACCATGAACAGCATCGTGCCCGCCCTGCGCCACGACTGCCCGGCGCTCTCGAGCGTCAGCGATCGGCGCGATTTCCGCCTTGATCTCTATGAAAAACTCTGGTGCGAAGTGCTCAAAAACATCCGCTTCTGGCCCGGGGATCGCAGCGATCGTTTCATGATCCCCGACATGGGCGATGATGAACTGGCCCAGGAAGAGGCGGAGCAAGCAGCAGTCAAGGCCACCATCGTCAATTACGCCAACCTGATCGAGGCGGCGCTGCCGCAGAAGAACCGCGATTTCACCGATCAGATCAAGGGCAACGTCGCAAACTTCGAGAACGTCGCGCGTGTCGAGGGCAACGACATCGTGATGCTCGCGCGCAACCGCGTCGATCGCCACCTGCTGCACAAGCTGGAGCAAGTCGTGCGGAACGCCACCGACCGCCGAAACGTCTTCAACCGCGGCCTCAGTTCGGGGAAGATTCATAGTCGGCGGCTTTACCGCGCCCACACCACCGGCGCAGTGTTCCAACAAAAGAATCATGAGTTCGACATGCGCAAGAATGTCGTACTGCTGGTGGACGCGACGGGGTCGATGGCCGACCCGACGCAATGGGACCAGGCGGAAATGATCTACCAGACGCTGTTCACCGCGATTCTGGAATACACTAGCAACGCGCGACTATTCGCCTACAACGATGTCAAGAACGCGTGCCGCATCACCGAGATCTATCGTGGTGGCCGCATGCTGACGGTGCTGCCGCACGGAAGGACTGCTTCCGGCGAAGCCATCATCGCCACGGCATTGAATACCCGCACGCCGGGGAAAAAAACGCTGCTGATCCACATCACCGACGGCGCCTCGAATTGGGGGTGTGGCGTGGCGGATGCCATCAAGTATTGCAAGGGCAACGGTATCAGCCTGCTCACGCTCGGCATCAGTTGCAGTCTGTCCGCAAAGCAATCGCTACGGGACGAATACGGCACTCTCGTGAAGTTCGTCGACAAGACCGAACAATTGCCGAAGTTGTTTGGCGAGTTGATCATCAGTGAAATGCGTGAATCGAGGACGCCACAGAAGTGA